The Gopherus flavomarginatus isolate rGopFla2 chromosome 20, rGopFla2.mat.asm, whole genome shotgun sequence region GGGCCCAGGACAGAGAGCCAAAGcgccactgcatggggctgaagtccgAGGCCCTgagtcctgccccccagggctTACGCCGAAGCTGCCCAATGTAgcttcatgggggcccctgtggcaagggaccccaggcaactgccctgcccTAAtggcagccctggcttttatatgcagaaaaccagttactggggcacaggtgggccgtggaatTCTTATAGCGTGTtgtgggggcctcagaaagaaaactgTTGAGAACCCTTGGTCACAGCACAGCCTCAGGCATGAGCCAACTGTCCTGGCATGTTGCCCGGGGCGCCCGTCTCCCCACACCACCGATCCCCACTGTCCTGCTCCCTGCGCAGCCCCCACTGTGCATTCACCTcggcccagcccctgcctcccgAGCCCCACGCCACTGACACCAGTTGCAACATGGGAAAGTGACACTGGGGGGCTATTTTTAGCTGCTTTTCATGCAGTTTAGCAGGTGGAAGCAGAGGCGGTGACGCTGCGTCTGCAGAGCGGCTCCGTAGGGAAGGGCAGCTCCAGCTCGGCAAGAGGTGCCCCTGGGCACGGCCGGGGTGTGGATGCCATTCTGTCCCTTCCTCCCCGGGCTCTGCACAGCAGCCGTCTCTGCTAGCAGCGCCTCatgggaagggagtggcaggaaggAATTTATCGGAGCTGTGCGGGTGAGACTCCCTCCCCGGGGAAGCCATGGCACCAGGAGAGCGATATGGGGCAGTGGGCACAGCCCCATCGGCTGGGCATGGGGCACAGAGCGGAAGAGCCTGGGCCTTGGGCAAGGCTCTGCGGTAGTGTGACAGGCCTGGCCCAGCGAAGGGAGCCCAGAACCGCACTCGTGCCAAGGGCACCGTCGGGCACCTTGGCCCAATGCCTGCTGCAGGGCACTGACAGGGGCCCCAGCTCAGCTCGCCCAGCGCAGGGTTCTCAGCCCTACCCAGGCCGGGACCCTCactcccagccagcccctctgCCCACTTGGCAGCATGGGAACAAGACCCCTTGACATCAGGTCGTGTCCCCAGGCTGAGAGCAGCGGGCCTGCAGACTCAACCCCCCCCTGCGCTGCGCTGCGCGCCAGGGACCCGGTGCCTTCAGGGCAGGGCCCACCCAGCCGCTCGCCCCAGGACCATCCTGCAGCCATCGGGGAAGCCCCCCTGCAGGGCGGAGGCCGGCCTCGCCCCTGGCCAGGGCTGCCCTGGGACCGGCGCCACCCACAGCAGCCGGGCCGGGGTCTCCAGCCCCCGCGGGCTCACTGACCTGCTCCGGGCTGAGCGGGGCGCTGGGCCGGGGGCACCTGGCTCTGTCTCCCGGGGGGGTCCCGGCTCCGGCGCGTCGCAGCAACTTTGTATCAAACTCGGGCAGCTGCTCGCTACATTCCGGACGGGCGCGAGGGCCCACGTGACCCGCCGAGCCAATCGCAGACACGCCCCGCGCCCAGCTGGCAGAGGGAGACAGGGAACCCCGCCTCTGGCTGGACCAGCCCCCTCAGCAggcggggcccccaggggctccccccggccccctctCGCTCCAGGTGACGCTCTCCCCCCACGAGCAGCACTCGGGGGCTCCGCTTAGCCTGCGCCCAGCCTCCGGCCCTGGGGCAGCTTCCTCTCGCAAAGCCCCCCGGGGAAGGGcctcagccccacacacactgggaCACCCAGGCCCCTGCCCGGCACGCTGCCCTTCCCGCTCCCCCACCAACAAAGGCCAGGGAAGCCCGGGCCTTGGACTcctgggagcaggctggctgctgctggctgtgcagcTACCACaccaggccaggggtggggggcactgctggcaccCTCAGGGGAGAGGCTAATAGAGCAGAATCTTCAGCTGGGGGGCCCCCAATCCAGCTAAACCAACCCAATACAACGCTGGGTCTCAGACAGGCAGGAGGCTGGTTTCAAATAGCTTTATAGCTGGACAATACAAAAAGATTTAATGCTCAGACTGTTAAAACGGGGCAAGACTGCACCCCCTGGTCCTGCAGAAAGCTCTGGGAGGTTAAAAACGATTACAAACCACACCAGCAACCACTTTACAAAAGGGAACAAGTCATCAAAACAGCAAAAAGTTAACAAAACCAGGAGATTCCCCCAACCCAGCCGAAAGCAGCAGGGCCCAGCACACAGGCCTGTCCAGGGTGCCTAGCGAGGGTTGGGATGGCCCATGGCTACTAAACAGGAGCAGCTGTTAGCCAGCCAGCAGTCCTGCCTTCGGGCGATGTGTGTACGCAGCAGGGTAAAGCATGTGCCTACCAATCAGCCCCTGTGCCATGCACCAAGCTGctcccagcatggctgttctcaGCTCAGaaccctccccctgcccattcCCCACCCGCAGCTCATGACAGGCCCTTGCCACCGgcctgcccacccccctcagccACTGGAGCAGGAAGAGACCCAGCCCATGTGCCAGGCCAGGCCGCTGGGTTCACCCCACTCCCCCGTCTCACTCTTCACTGTAACTGGTTCCAGACAGTCCCCCCCGGCTCACTAATCTAGGTCGGTGCCACTGGTGGAAAGCAAGCTGCCCCCTGCACCGCATGCACTGGCTGAATGGCACTCCCGGCCCCggggctctgcagctctcactgacaCCAGAAGCAGGCGCAGGCCTTTAAAAGTGTGGCAGCCAAGAGAACTTCACAAACATGACCCAAGTGCAGCCGCTGCCTGAAATGACAGCACCGAGTGGTGTGAACGAACTGCCAGGCAGCCGAGGAAACCTGATGGGCTGGTGAGCTGAGCTGCCCGGGCAGGAGCACAGCAGGTCGGGAGCCAGGCCCTGCAGCAGGCTACGTCCCTGGTACAGAGGGAAGGGAGGCACCTCTGTGCTGGGCTGCTGGCAACCCCAGGAAAACACCTTCACACCCACTGCTGCTTATTGCCTGCTCCGAGCCCTAGCCCTGGGGGGGGAACAGGAGGGACTCCCAGACTCAGTGACTTCAGAAGCTGCTTCCACAGGCCTGGGTCCTGCTTTGCCAGagcatgtggcctggtcacaacATGCGCATTTCCAACATGTGCGCCCCCCACGCTCTGGGCACAGCCGGACCCGCCGGCCTCCCTGGTCCTGTGCCTGTAGCCTGCTGTGTGTGACCTACCTCACGTTGGAAAGGGGCACTGAGCTTCTGCTCAGCTGCATAACCACCCACTGGCTTTCGTGGGAACCCAGGAGGCAACAGGCACCATCCAACCAATGACGAATGGCGCAGCCGTGCTCCCCCTAGCGCAGACAGGCCCAGCAGTGCAGGGTGTGTCTGGCTCACCCACCCAGCATGGCACAATGGGGTTTGGAGGCTCCATGGGTCccaggcattcaaaaatcacGAGTCACGTCCCAAAGCTTGAGGACATCTAACGACGGCTGCGGAGTCTCTTGGGCCATGTCTctcagctgctctcccagccccctgggctgggggttgaCTCATAACGAAATCTGGGTCTCACCTAATCcaggcccagggctggagcttTACGGAAACCCAGCGCGCAGCACAACCTGGCAGAGCAGCTCCTCCCGGGGGACACGGTGCTGAGAGcgctggggctggaggggtgtctcgccACAGACGTATTCGTGAGTGATCAGGAGAATCCACCTCGTCCCTGCAGCAGGCCCGGCTCAGCTCTGAGGGGCCTGCGCTATACTCAGCCAGGATTCCACACACATCCCAAGCGTAAGCATGTATACCGGGCACCAGCTGCAGTCTGGGGAAAGGGAGCGAAAGCCGCCTTCCCTGCTGCTCAGATGCACGCTGGCAGCACACCCACCTCCCCATGCTGCAGACCCATCGCCCTCCCCTCTGGCAACAGCACAGGGCCGACTGCTTGGGAAGTGGCAGCTCGGGTGGGACAGACCCCCACATCAAGTGCAAAGGGCTCAGCATGCTGGTTCTGCTACAGGCCCCTGCCAGAAGACGGAGCCCTGGCTGTTCCCAGCACTCGCTGCGTCCAGGGGAGATCTGTATCACTCTAGGCTGAGGTCCCAGCTCTAGGAGTCACACCACGGCTCCCCCATCACCAGGACACAGCCCTCACCAGCTCCTCCCTGCTTCTATCCAGCAGAGACTGCTCCGAGCGTCAGCATTTgcaggctgccccctgccccagggctctctGTGGGACAGTCACTTACTCTGTCCCCAGACAGAGATTCTGCTACCACTGGCTGCTCAGCTCGGCCAGTAACAGAGACCCCAGAGCCCCGAGCCGGACTTCACACTCTGGGCTGGCAGGCGCAGGGGTATCCGGGGGCAGGACCtggtctctcctctccctccaatgGACGCTCCGAGTGTTTAAAAAGGGCATGAGCTGCACCAGGCCCAGCCATGCAGATGAGCAAGAACAGAGAGGAAATGTTACCGAAGCCAGACACCAGCACTCAGCGTCGTCTCTTGCACACAGGGAGAGGGGTGGCTACAAAATAAATGGGAGGAAATTGGCCCGAAAACCAAGCAGGGATCTGTACGAGGTGAGGGCAGCATGGCCCCTCCCTAGCCAGGCCCAGCACCCGCTCAGCCGTCATTGGCCGCCACCAGCTGCCCCATGCCCTCCCGGATGTACACCGACTGGATCTCCTTGGTCTTCAGGCAGTAGTCGCAGGCCCAGACAGCCGAGGCCTCGGTGGTGAGCAGCCCGTAGGCGTTCTCCGTCATGCCCGTGCACTCCCGGTGAAACCACTTCTGGCAGGAAGCCTCGCACAGGATGGCGTCCTGGTCATCGTTCACCTCACTGCGGCAGGCACCGCAAGGGTACACCAGGCCTGGCGGTGGCTGGTGCCCAGAGTTGCCAGACGCCTTGCTGGAGGGCGGGAGGCTGTTAGCTTCAGGGGTACTGCTGCTCCGGCTGGCGCTGCTGGGGGCGAAGCTCGGCTGGGCCCCGTTCACCGCAGCTGGCGAGCCTGAGTGCGGCTCCTGGCTgaaggtgctgggaggggggttgagGTTCTTCCCCCCATCATCACCCCCAGCCGGGAAGCCAGGGTCAgccccagggaaggggctggTGTTTGGGGGCAGGTTCTGGCTGGGCCGCTGCATGGGAGACTGTCCAAAGAGACTGGCAGGCTGGCTGAACCTCTGGGCCATGGGGGGACCAGCAGGGGGATTCAGGGCAGGCCCTGGTGCCATGTCTCCACGGGGAGGCTGCCCCACGGTGGGGGAGATCATGGGCCCAAAGCCCCCGACTGGCCCCTGCATGAGCTGCCCTGCGGGGGGGCTGAAGTTCTGTCCGAGAGGCTGgttgaagggctggctggggaagctCATGGCACCAGGCTGCACATagttggggttctgggggggcatgCTGAAGGCTGGGCCCATCTGGCTAGGGGCAAAGGGCGGGGGCTGCCTCCGCATGGCCTGGGGGCCACCTCCGTAGCCCGGTGGAACCTGGGATGTCATGCCCCCCTGCATGCGGAAGTTCCCAAAGGGCACAGGGTTGCTGAGGAACGGAGCTGACGAGGCCCCCACTTTAGGTGCCCCAAAATCATCTTCAAAAGGGTTTGAGGCCACCAAGTGGTCGACCattggagttgggggtggggcgaACTCCGAGAGATGGGAATAGGCAGGGCCCTGTGGGTAGAAGACACAGGAGTTAGCGTGGGGCTCACCCACACAACAAGCAGATGTGTGGGGCACAGGCCTGCCAGGGGCACAGGGCCCTCAGCTCTCGCTGGTGCCAGGCAGGGCCTGGAAGGAGACACACAGCACTGGCAGGGCCGAGCCCACTCGTTCCTCTGCATAGCCTGGCAACGGACGGCATTcggagcagcaggaagctgccccTCCCGGAGCCTCATGCTACTGGGAGAGGGGAAGacgagccctggctggagcagggacCCTGGTCTCCTAGTGCCATCGTGTCAAAGGCATCTGAGATGCTGGGATAGTCCCCAGGACATGGGAACAGCCAGCACTGGCTGCTTTGGAGGACGGGCACCGCTGCCCATACAGCCCCCACTGGCTGCGCGCTGCTCCATGGAGGTGCGTGTGTCTGTCAGCCCTGATGCAGGACACTCCAAGCAGCCCCAGGGTTTGGCTTCAACCTGCTGTGGGTGGGGCTGTCTGTGCCACCAGAACCATTTGGGGTTCTTGCCCCCAGGTGCCATGGTGCTGGGCtgacagcctggcccccaccctccTATCACTGGGTCTCAGCCACGCTCCCTACCTGAGTGTTGGATTTGCGCCGCTTCTTTTCAGGGCTCTTCATTTGCAGACCTGTGAGGGGAAGCACCGGTGAAGTCAGTGAGCGCCGTCAACCCTGGCAGGGCCTGAAGACAGCCCGTCCCCCCATCTGCCCTACGCAGAGGGGAAATGAAGACCAGCATCTCCCCTGAACCTGTGCTCCCTCTCTCAAGTTAGCCTTGCACAAAGAACAGACACCCCCCAAACTCTCTTCTCCCACGAAGCCTCCCTGTTCTCACACCCGACCTGCTCGCCCAGGGCAAGGCCTGGGGAGCATCCAAGGCACAGGCAGCATTTTCACCCCATTAATGACGGGACAGAAGAACTTTATGGCCTGATAAGGTCACCAATAAATCTgatccagggagaacaggagcaGGCCACAGCCCCAGGACTGAGCAGCACTATGGCCCTGCGTGTGCATCCCTGGTTCTCAGCTGCATGCACAGTGGCTGGTGTCCCGATCCGGCTCCCGCAAGAGCTCCGTTCCCAAGTGAACGCGTTCCCTTCCCCACAAAACGCCAGGCTCCAGTTGTGTTCAGCACAACTGCTGCCCGTGCAAGCTCAACCTGTGCGCAGGAAGGGCCGGCGGGGATGGCTGCTGCATCCTGGCAGGCCTCAGCTCGGCCCCTTCCTGCGCTGCACAAACACCTGCCAGCCAAACCATGTTCCGCAGGCCAGGCACAACTCAGCCCCAGGTCACCCTGCCTGCAGTAAGGGGGCTTGTGGTGGCACAGCCATGCCCCCTTAGAAGCACCATGGGGCAGGGACCCATGGCCCAGGTTCTCCGTGCAGTGCGCCAGGCATGAGGCCCCCACGGCCCTGCTCTCTTCAAGCCCTGTCCAGGGGAGAAGGGTGCCGTACAGACCCCAGCACCCCTGGCCCAGCATTTACCAGTCACGCAAGAGCCAGGACAGCCCTGCCAGCGTCACTGCCCCAGCGCCCCACATCTCTCTAAGCCCCTGCTACACccccacatgcccccagcccctcctcccctgctacacccccacatgcccccagcccctcctcccctgctacACCCCCACATGCACCCTCCCCCCGTTACACCCCCACGTGCCTTCCTGCCCCGCCCCACATTACACCCCCACGTCCCCCCCCGCTACACCCCCAcgtgtcccccctcccccgctacaCCCCCACGTGTCTCCCAACTCCTCCTCCCGGCTACACCCCACAttacacccccactccccccggCTACACCCCCACgtgtccccccgcccccgctaCACCCCCACGTGTCTCCCAGACCCTCCTCCCGGCTACACCCCCCCGTTACACCCCCACGTGCCTTCCTGCCCCGCCCCACATTACACCCCCACGTCCCCCCCCGGCTGCCCCCCCCTCACCTgccttcccctgcttcctgccggGCCCGCCGGGGGGGCCGCTGCCCGGCGGGTTGGGGGGGCCCGGGGGGGGCGGCGGGGCCGGGACGCCTCCCTCCAGCTTCTCGGGGTGCGGAGCCGCCATGGGGGGCCCGGGGCTCAGAGCCGGGGGGGCCCGGGCTGCGCCATGGCCCCGCGCGGGGAGGGGGCTCCGCGCTGCGGCTCCGGCCCGCACTCAGAGCAGCCGCGCCGGAAGCGGAAGCTGGCCGGGCCCTACCACCACGGGAAGGGGGGAGAACCATTCCTCCCGGGGCGGACCCCACCACTCCGCATGCGGTGGGAGGGGGACCGGGCGGGACAAACCATTCCAAAGGGAAGCGGGGGCACGGCCGCGATTAGACTATTCtagactgggggcggggggtgctggaacaaacCACTGcaggctcctgggttctgctccccgCAGCTGGGCCCTCGCCACGGCGGggccccaggctccccaccctGGGAGCTGATCCCCTCGCTGGGGCCCCTGCCCATGGGGCACCTCCAAGTCGGGCTAGAGGGAGGCCAACCCCCAGGGAGCCAGGAGCTGAGTGCCCCGTTCTGCCCccaggagacagggcagggcagggcgctccTGCGCCCAGCTGGCTGGGGCTGTCCAGTCCGGCATGGCGCGAGCAGCCCTCGTCGGTGGCTGAGCCCTGGCCCAGATCCGGCCGTGGGGCTGGGGCAATGCTCTGCTGCCCTCCCGCTGCAGGGATGTTACCTCCTTtgcagcccccagctgcagcaggaggcACCCACCGGGGGAGATCGCGGGCAGGGGAGGCCAAGCAGGGGCAGTTACTGGCCATGTAAAGCTGAGGGTCTAAGAGCCTAGGAGAGGGGCCACTGGGGCCCAAAGGGCAAAGCATCAGCCTGCTGGTTCAGAGACCCCTCAGCCAAGCACACGCCCCATGTACCCTGGATAAGGAGCAGCTGCTGGACATGGATGCAGCATGCACCTTCCTGCACGGACCCCTCCCCTCACATCAGACAAGGAGCCACTCACAGCCATGTATTAAAGAAATACTAACTTTAATAATAGCCATCCCATTCCTTTGGTATAATCAAGACCT contains the following coding sequences:
- the PYGO2 gene encoding pygopus homolog 2 isoform X2; protein product: MKSPEKKRRKSNTQGPAYSHLSEFAPPPTPMVDHLVASNPFEDDFGAPKVGASSAPFLSNPVPFGNFRMQGGMTSQVPPGYGGGPQAMRRQPPPFAPSQMGPAFSMPPQNPNYVQPGAMSFPSQPFNQPLGQNFSPPAGQLMQGPVGGFGPMISPTVGQPPRGDMAPGPALNPPAGPPMAQRFSQPASLFGQSPMQRPSQNLPPNTSPFPGADPGFPAGGDDGGKNLNPPPSTFSQEPHSGSPAAVNGAQPSFAPSSASRSSSTPEANSLPPSSKASGNSGHQPPPGLVYPCGACRSEVNDDQDAILCEASCQKWFHRECTGMTENAYGLLTTEASAVWACDYCLKTKEIQSVYIREGMGQLVAANDG
- the PYGO2 gene encoding pygopus homolog 2 isoform X1; the protein is MAAPHPEKLEGGVPAPPPPPGPPNPPGSGPPGGPGRKQGKAGLQMKSPEKKRRKSNTQGPAYSHLSEFAPPPTPMVDHLVASNPFEDDFGAPKVGASSAPFLSNPVPFGNFRMQGGMTSQVPPGYGGGPQAMRRQPPPFAPSQMGPAFSMPPQNPNYVQPGAMSFPSQPFNQPLGQNFSPPAGQLMQGPVGGFGPMISPTVGQPPRGDMAPGPALNPPAGPPMAQRFSQPASLFGQSPMQRPSQNLPPNTSPFPGADPGFPAGGDDGGKNLNPPPSTFSQEPHSGSPAAVNGAQPSFAPSSASRSSSTPEANSLPPSSKASGNSGHQPPPGLVYPCGACRSEVNDDQDAILCEASCQKWFHRECTGMTENAYGLLTTEASAVWACDYCLKTKEIQSVYIREGMGQLVAANDG